Proteins from one Candidatus Parcubacteria bacterium genomic window:
- a CDS encoding PH domain-containing protein encodes MEKLNPKVVWIFFVRFLFAGLFIAIIFFWMWIPLILAGGILSGKVFLFPVAVFMFYVLFCYAWAKLTYRFWLYDITEDTFKMEHGVIWKRYVSIPYERVQNIDIHRGVMARIFGLSDLRIQTAGFGGAQGRYGAWAEGNLPGIERERAEQLREEIIAKVKGKKQGL; translated from the coding sequence ATGGAAAAATTAAATCCTAAAGTAGTTTGGATATTCTTTGTTCGATTTTTGTTTGCAGGATTGTTTATTGCTATTATTTTTTTCTGGATGTGGATTCCATTGATATTGGCAGGGGGAATACTATCCGGTAAAGTTTTTCTTTTTCCTGTTGCTGTTTTTATGTTCTATGTTCTTTTCTGCTATGCTTGGGCAAAGCTCACTTATCGTTTCTGGCTTTACGATATTACTGAAGACACGTTTAAAATGGAGCATGGAGTAATCTGGAAAAGATATGTTTCCATTCCTTATGAAAGAGTCCAAAATATTGATATTCATAGAGGAGTAATGGCTCGCATTTTTGGTTTAAGCGATTTACGAATTCAAACAGCTGGTTTTGGAGGCGCGCAGGGCAGATACGGCGCTTGGGCAGAAGGAAACCTGCCTGGCATTGAAAGAGAAAGAGCCGAACAGTTAAGAGAGGAAATAATTGCCAAAGTAAAAGGCAAAAAACAAGGATTGTAA
- a CDS encoding NUDIX domain-containing protein encodes MEIKNRELHRITSTAIIHKDGKYLIAQRSLDKKAFPGKWAVPGGGLEVDDYINTPKTTHDHWYFAIEKSLRREIKEEVNLEVGILKYLLDMAVILPNLVPVIILSYYCDYKSGDVKLNEENIDYKWVNYEEAKNYDLVEGLLEEIEMVDKILKGADPDKLQYHYRNNN; translated from the coding sequence ATGGAAATTAAAAACAGAGAATTACATCGGATTACTTCTACAGCTATTATTCACAAAGATGGCAAATATTTAATTGCGCAACGGAGTTTAGATAAGAAAGCTTTTCCGGGTAAGTGGGCGGTACCGGGCGGAGGGTTAGAAGTAGATGATTATATAAACACTCCTAAAACAACTCATGACCACTGGTATTTCGCAATAGAGAAATCTTTAAGAAGAGAAATAAAAGAGGAGGTAAATTTGGAAGTTGGAATACTAAAATATCTTTTAGATATGGCTGTTATTTTGCCTAATCTTGTGCCAGTTATAATTTTGAGCTATTATTGTGATTATAAATCTGGAGATGTAAAATTGAATGAGGAGAATATTGATTACAAATGGGTAAATTATGAAGAAGCAAAAAATTATGATTTGGTTGAGGGTCTTTTGGAAGAAATAGAAATGGTTGATAAAATTCTCAAAGGAGCAGACCCGGATAAATTACAATACCATTACAGAAACAACAATTAA
- the groL gene encoding chaperonin GroEL (60 kDa chaperone family; promotes refolding of misfolded polypeptides especially under stressful conditions; forms two stacked rings of heptamers to form a barrel-shaped 14mer; ends can be capped by GroES; misfolded proteins enter the barrel where they are refolded when GroES binds), producing the protein MSKQIFYSEDARKKLKNGVDKLANAVKVTLGPKGRNVVLDKGFGAPTITNDGVTIAKEIELEDKVENLGAEIVKEVAEKTNDVAGDGTTTAVLLAQAVVSEGLKNVSAGANPLAVRRGIEKGTKAVIEELKKMAKPITNRQEIAQVAAISAEDPEMGNLIAEVVEQVGKDGVITVEESKTFGLQKEIVKGLQFDTGYVSPYMITDTERMEASYEDPYILITDRKISAMQDIVPILEKLAQAGKKELVIIADEIEGEALATLVVNKLRGVFNTLAVKAPGFGDRRKEILEDLAVVTGGRVISEEIGLKLDKTDINMLGQARKVVASKENTTIIEGRGKKEEIDARVNQIRNELKNIGSDFDKEKLEERLAKLSGGVAVIKVGAATEVEQKARQHKAEDALAATRAAVEAGIVPGGGVALLRASAVLKNSDIQGDEKTGVDILMRALKEPIKMIAQNAGLDGSVVAEEVRKKEGGFGFNAQTMKYEDLLQTGIVDPTKVVRSALQNATSAASMFLTTECVVAEKPEEKKEGVCPTMPGGMGGMPGMGY; encoded by the coding sequence ATGAGTAAACAAATTTTTTACAGCGAGGATGCTCGCAAAAAGTTAAAGAACGGAGTGGACAAGTTAGCCAATGCCGTAAAAGTAACATTAGGACCTAAAGGACGTAATGTTGTTTTAGATAAAGGTTTTGGCGCTCCTACTATTACTAATGACGGAGTTACTATTGCCAAAGAGATTGAATTAGAGGATAAAGTTGAAAATTTAGGCGCAGAGATTGTAAAGGAAGTGGCAGAAAAAACCAATGATGTTGCTGGTGACGGAACAACTACTGCTGTTTTGCTTGCGCAAGCAGTTGTTTCTGAAGGCCTGAAAAATGTTTCAGCTGGAGCCAACCCATTGGCGGTCAGAAGAGGAATTGAGAAGGGGACTAAGGCAGTAATAGAAGAATTAAAAAAGATGGCAAAGCCGATTACTAATCGCCAGGAAATAGCGCAAGTAGCTGCTATTTCTGCTGAAGATCCTGAAATGGGCAACCTGATTGCTGAAGTGGTGGAGCAAGTTGGCAAGGACGGTGTTATTACTGTAGAGGAATCAAAAACCTTTGGTTTGCAAAAAGAAATTGTTAAGGGACTTCAATTTGATACTGGATATGTTTCTCCTTATATGATTACTGATACTGAAAGAATGGAGGCGAGCTATGAAGATCCATATATTCTGATTACTGACCGAAAGATTTCTGCTATGCAGGATATTGTTCCAATTTTAGAGAAATTGGCCCAGGCAGGCAAAAAAGAATTAGTGATTATTGCTGATGAAATTGAAGGCGAGGCATTGGCCACTCTGGTAGTTAATAAATTAAGAGGCGTTTTCAATACTTTAGCTGTGAAAGCGCCTGGCTTTGGAGACAGGAGAAAAGAAATACTTGAAGATCTTGCCGTGGTTACTGGCGGACGTGTGATTTCCGAAGAGATTGGCTTAAAACTTGATAAAACAGACATTAATATGCTTGGTCAGGCGAGGAAAGTGGTTGCCAGTAAAGAGAATACTACTATTATTGAAGGCAGAGGCAAGAAAGAGGAAATTGATGCCAGGGTTAATCAGATTAGAAACGAACTTAAAAATATTGGTTCTGATTTTGACAAAGAAAAGCTGGAAGAACGTTTGGCAAAGCTTTCTGGCGGCGTGGCTGTTATTAAAGTCGGTGCTGCTACCGAAGTTGAACAAAAAGCCAGACAGCATAAGGCAGAAGACGCTTTAGCCGCTACTCGGGCAGCAGTTGAAGCAGGCATTGTGCCTGGTGGAGGAGTAGCTCTTTTAAGGGCATCTGCAGTTTTAAAGAATTCAGATATTCAAGGCGATGAAAAAACAGGAGTTGATATTTTAATGCGGGCATTAAAAGAGCCGATTAAAATGATTGCCCAAAATGCTGGTTTAGACGGTTCTGTGGTGGCTGAAGAAGTAAGAAAAAAAGAAGGCGGTTTTGGATTCAATGCTCAAACAATGAAATATGAAGATTTACTGCAAACAGGAATTGTTGATCCAACTAAGGTTGTTCGTTCTGCTCTTCAGAACGCGACTTCTGCCGCTTCAATGTTTTTAACCACTGAATGCGTAGTGGCTGAAAAACCAGAAGAGAAAAAAGAAGGTGTTTGTCCGACTATGCCCGGCGGAATGGGAGGAATGCCTGGAATGGGATACTAG
- a CDS encoding M48 family metallopeptidase, producing the protein MTGFFIFIIAVGWFFSFLLDTSIILIIAVALSVLMSFGSYWYSDKLVLRMCRAKPIEKRDNPELFRLVENLCITAGLPLPKIFIIQESQPNAFATGRDAEHAVVAVTAGLLEKLERAELEGVIAHELSHIGNKDMLLQTVIVVLVGVVAMLSNMFLRITFWGGGRRDSQGSSGAILLVLGILAAILAPIAASLIRLSISRKREFLADASGALLTRYPEGLARALEKISADSNPMRTANNSTAHLFISNPFKGEQRKSWFTKLFMTHPPMEERIANLRGMKIK; encoded by the coding sequence ATGACAGGATTTTTCATTTTTATCATAGCTGTTGGCTGGTTTTTTAGCTTTTTGCTGGATACCAGCATCATTTTAATAATCGCTGTTGCTTTAAGCGTCTTAATGAGTTTTGGGTCCTATTGGTATTCTGATAAGCTTGTTTTAAGAATGTGCCGTGCCAAGCCGATTGAAAAAAGAGATAATCCTGAACTTTTTCGCCTTGTAGAAAATCTTTGCATTACTGCCGGCCTTCCATTGCCTAAAATTTTTATAATTCAGGAATCCCAGCCAAATGCTTTTGCCACTGGCAGGGATGCTGAACATGCTGTTGTCGCAGTAACTGCAGGACTTTTAGAAAAATTGGAAAGAGCAGAATTAGAAGGCGTGATTGCGCATGAACTTTCCCATATTGGAAATAAGGATATGCTTTTACAAACAGTGATTGTGGTTTTAGTTGGTGTTGTTGCAATGCTTTCAAATATGTTCTTGCGCATTACTTTTTGGGGCGGCGGACGGCGCGATTCCCAAGGTTCTAGCGGCGCAATCCTATTAGTCCTAGGAATTTTAGCAGCGATTTTAGCGCCTATTGCCGCTTCTTTAATACGGCTGTCAATTTCCAGAAAAAGGGAATTTTTGGCTGATGCCAGCGGCGCTTTGCTCACCCGTTATCCAGAAGGTTTGGCGCGTGCTTTGGAAAAGATTTCTGCTGACTCAAACCCTATGCGAACAGCTAATAATTCTACTGCTCATCTCTTTATCTCAAATCCTTTTAAGGGAGAGCAAAGAAAAAGCTGGTTTACTAAATTATTTATGACCCATCCGCCTATGGAGGAACGGATAGCAAACCTCCGCGGAATGAAAATAAAATAA
- the secG gene encoding preprotein translocase subunit SecG, with product MQELISYIQIAVAVLLIVLILFQQRGTALGSAFGGGGGGGGEGGGFYATRRGIQQKIFWATIILGIVFIGLSLLTLGLQ from the coding sequence ATGCAAGAATTAATTTCTTATATACAAATCGCTGTTGCTGTCCTCTTGATTGTCCTTATCCTTTTCCAGCAAAGAGGCACTGCTCTTGGCTCTGCTTTTGGAGGCGGAGGCGGAGGAGGAGGCGAAGGCGGAGGATTCTACGCTACTAGACGAGGAATACAGCAAAAAATATTTTGGGCTACTATCATTTTAGGAATAGTTTTTATCGGGTTATCTCTTTTAACCCTTGGTCTTCAATAA
- a CDS encoding L,D-transpeptidase family protein, translating into MISSKLKKNCISIIFLALLIGLFAFLIFIMPGNEIFVETKSNQTILSADTLQGLKQKEIKLKQLKDFGFEKRQEFISKKTDFLEINLSEMKAQIYKNGALEKELPILAKGDPEFWGGVPSGLYKVISGHKTAFSNIAHVYMPWSINFYGKYYIHGEPYYSNGQSTEFNYTGGCVRFSNEDAEYIYNAAEIEMPVLIIDKLTKVGPSLANEGPTFVISEISAESYLIADLDNYYILAEKNPEKIMPIASLTKLMTAIAAIENNDLRKSIWVTKEMLKAYGSTPGLEAGKKYNLVELLHPLLTQSSNDAAEILTRFSGREKTIRLMNEKTKMIGMKNTFYDDPSGLSEKNVSTAQDLFYLSQYIFNTRPPLLKISKGETIEDFGTVHFEDLHNKNIFPESKDFLGGKTGFIIESKYTGIFIFELPLPDNTSHNIIIVLLKSDDLKDDVQKILTWWFEKNYLE; encoded by the coding sequence ATGATTAGTTCTAAACTGAAAAAAAACTGCATATCTATTATTTTTTTAGCCCTTTTAATCGGGCTTTTTGCTTTTTTAATTTTTATAATGCCTGGCAATGAAATTTTTGTAGAGACTAAAAGTAATCAGACTATTCTCAGCGCTGATACGCTTCAAGGACTCAAGCAAAAAGAAATAAAACTAAAACAATTAAAAGATTTTGGTTTTGAAAAAAGGCAGGAATTTATTTCTAAAAAAACAGATTTTTTAGAAATTAATCTTTCAGAAATGAAAGCTCAAATTTATAAAAATGGCGCATTAGAAAAAGAACTTCCTATTTTAGCCAAAGGAGATCCTGAATTTTGGGGAGGAGTTCCTTCGGGTCTTTATAAAGTGATTTCCGGACACAAAACTGCTTTTTCCAATATTGCTCATGTTTATATGCCATGGAGCATTAATTTTTACGGTAAATACTATATTCACGGAGAACCGTATTATTCCAATGGCCAATCAACTGAATTCAATTATACTGGCGGTTGTGTTAGATTCTCTAATGAAGATGCAGAATACATTTATAATGCTGCAGAGATAGAAATGCCTGTTTTAATAATTGACAAGCTAACGAAGGTCGGGCCTTCGTTAGCCAACGAAGGCCCGACCTTCGTTATTTCTGAAATATCTGCTGAATCTTATTTAATTGCCGACCTTGATAATTATTATATTTTGGCTGAAAAAAATCCTGAAAAAATAATGCCCATAGCTTCTTTAACTAAACTAATGACTGCCATAGCTGCTATTGAGAATAATGATTTAAGAAAATCAATCTGGGTTACAAAAGAAATGTTAAAAGCATATGGCTCTACGCCAGGATTAGAAGCTGGAAAAAAATACAATTTAGTTGAACTCCTTCATCCTCTTTTAACTCAATCATCTAATGACGCTGCTGAAATTTTAACCCGCTTTTCAGGAAGAGAAAAAACAATAAGATTAATGAATGAAAAAACAAAAATGATTGGCATGAAAAATACTTTTTACGACGACCCGAGCGGCTTAAGCGAAAAAAACGTTTCTACTGCACAAGATCTTTTCTATTTGAGCCAATATATTTTCAATACCAGGCCTCCTCTTTTGAAAATCAGCAAAGGAGAAACAATAGAGGATTTTGGAACAGTTCATTTTGAAGATTTGCATAACAAAAATATTTTTCCGGAAAGCAAGGACTTTTTAGGCGGCAAAACCGGATTTATTATAGAATCAAAATATACCGGCATATTTATATTTGAATTGCCATTGCCAGACAACACTTCGCACAATATTATAATTGTTCTTTTAAAATCCGACGACCTCAAAGATGATGTCCAAAAAATCCTAACCTGGTGGTTTGAAAAGAATTATCTTGAATAG
- a CDS encoding type II toxin-antitoxin system mRNA interferase toxin, RelE/StbE family yields the protein MKIYYSSKFVREYKKLPIDVKKIAEEKEKIFRKNPFNQRLKTHKLKGELKGFLSFSVNQKYRIIFEFVDADIIWFHSVGNHSIYKLWD from the coding sequence ATGAAAATTTACTATTCCAGCAAGTTTGTTCGAGAGTACAAAAAACTGCCCATAGATGTTAAAAAAATAGCTGAAGAAAAAGAAAAAATTTTTCGAAAGAATCCTTTTAATCAAAGACTTAAAACCCACAAACTAAAAGGCGAGCTTAAGGGTTTTTTGTCTTTTTCTGTAAATCAAAAATACCGAATTATTTTTGAATTTGTAGATGCTGATATCATTTGGTTTCATTCTGTTGGAAACCATTCAATTTATAAACTATGGGATTAA
- a CDS encoding mechanosensitive ion channel family protein yields MDIQNIDFQSIIHNIVPWFFSHGLKIVIILIIASIIIRFGSIFIEKAIRKLIKPEQVSKDPGAEKKREDTLIKIFNSTFKVLVWAIAVLMILPELGIDISGIFLGAGIIGVAVGFGAQYVIRDFLAGLFIMLENQYRVGDVIQIAGIGGKVEDITLRKTVLRDIDGVVHHVPNGEIKVASNKSQEFSRVHLKIGVAYKEDIDHVSQVLNMVCKEIAEDTKWKDSIIKDPEVVGIDEFADSAIIIKVLGETMPLKQWEIGRELRRRIKIAFDKEGIEIPFPQVSVWQRKEE; encoded by the coding sequence ATGGATATTCAAAATATAGATTTTCAAAGCATTATTCATAATATAGTTCCTTGGTTTTTTTCTCATGGCTTAAAGATTGTTATAATCCTGATTATTGCTTCTATTATTATCCGCTTTGGCAGTATTTTTATTGAAAAGGCAATTAGAAAGTTAATTAAACCTGAACAAGTGTCTAAAGATCCTGGCGCAGAAAAGAAAAGAGAAGATACTTTGATTAAAATTTTTAACAGCACTTTTAAGGTCCTGGTTTGGGCAATAGCTGTTTTAATGATCCTGCCTGAATTAGGCATAGATATCAGCGGAATATTCCTTGGTGCTGGAATTATTGGCGTGGCTGTAGGTTTTGGCGCGCAGTATGTTATTAGAGATTTTTTAGCAGGTCTTTTTATTATGCTTGAAAATCAGTATAGGGTAGGAGATGTAATACAAATCGCGGGTATTGGCGGAAAAGTAGAGGATATTACTTTGAGAAAAACAGTTCTTAGGGATATTGACGGCGTGGTTCACCATGTTCCTAACGGAGAAATTAAAGTGGCTTCCAATAAATCACAAGAATTTTCCAGAGTTCATCTTAAAATTGGAGTAGCTTATAAAGAGGATATTGATCATGTTTCCCAGGTTTTAAACATGGTTTGTAAAGAGATTGCTGAAGACACAAAGTGGAAGGATTCTATTATTAAAGATCCAGAGGTGGTTGGCATAGACGAGTTTGCTGATTCAGCCATTATTATAAAGGTTTTAGGTGAAACAATGCCTTTGAAACAGTGGGAGATTGGCAGGGAATTAAGAAGAAGAATCAAGATTGCTTTTGACAAGGAAGGCATTGAAATCCCTTTTCCGCAAGTTTCTGTCTGGCAAAGAAAAGAAGAATAA
- a CDS encoding co-chaperone GroES — protein MTIQPLTDHILIEPMKKEEKTKAGILLPETADKESPEQGKVIAVGPGKKNNSGNIVPITGIKPGDRVLFTKYGPNEIKIDDKEYLIAKEEDILAILE, from the coding sequence ATGACTATCCAGCCATTAACCGATCATATTCTTATTGAGCCGATGAAAAAGGAAGAAAAAACCAAGGCCGGTATTTTGCTTCCAGAAACAGCAGATAAAGAAAGTCCTGAACAAGGAAAGGTTATTGCTGTTGGTCCTGGCAAAAAAAACAATTCTGGCAATATAGTTCCCATAACAGGGATTAAGCCAGGAGACAGGGTTTTGTTTACAAAATACGGACCAAATGAAATAAAAATAGATGACAAAGAATATTTAATCGCTAAAGAAGAAGACATACTTGCAATTTTAGAATAA
- a CDS encoding phage holin family protein, with protein sequence MFKELVLKIIAGIIGIWLAAQFVSGVEIIDSWQIFILAGLILGLINYFIKPILNLIALPLRILTLGLFSLVINMGIIWVIDVLFVEIDIQGIAPLFWTTLIVWTINIIIPKFFPKKKVIIE encoded by the coding sequence GTGTTTAAAGAACTCGTTCTGAAAATTATTGCCGGGATAATAGGAATTTGGCTGGCTGCGCAATTTGTTTCTGGCGTAGAAATTATAGATTCCTGGCAAATTTTTATTTTGGCTGGTTTAATCTTAGGTCTGATAAATTATTTTATTAAACCAATTTTAAATCTTATTGCTCTGCCTTTGCGGATACTCACCCTTGGATTATTTAGCTTGGTAATTAATATGGGTATTATCTGGGTAATAGATGTTTTGTTTGTAGAAATTGATATTCAAGGCATTGCGCCGCTTTTCTGGACAACGCTTATTGTCTGGACAATAAATATTATAATTCCTAAATTCTTTCCTAAAAAGAAAGTGATCATAGAATAA
- a CDS encoding LemA family protein — protein MTTIQIIILIVAVGITLWLIITYNGLIKLRTRSKEAWSDIDVQLKRRYNLIPNLVETVKGYATHERELFQKVTEARTQAMGATGIKEKGQAENMLSDTLKSLFAVAENYPQLRASENFVELQRELRDTEDKIQASRRFYNTNVRDLNIKIQSFPVNLIAKKFGFIKMDFFEIEEAAAREPVKVNF, from the coding sequence ATGACTACTATTCAAATAATTATTTTAATAGTCGCTGTCGGAATTACTCTTTGGCTGATTATCACTTATAATGGTTTGATTAAGTTGAGAACTAGGTCAAAAGAGGCATGGTCAGACATTGATGTTCAGTTAAAAAGAAGATATAATTTAATTCCTAATTTAGTTGAAACAGTTAAGGGATATGCAACGCATGAAAGGGAACTTTTTCAAAAGGTTACAGAAGCCAGAACTCAAGCAATGGGCGCTACTGGCATAAAAGAAAAAGGCCAAGCGGAAAATATGCTTAGCGATACCCTGAAATCACTTTTTGCTGTGGCTGAAAACTATCCGCAATTGCGCGCTTCAGAAAATTTTGTGGAATTACAAAGAGAACTGCGCGACACTGAAGACAAAATTCAGGCGTCTAGAAGATTTTACAACACCAATGTCCGCGATTTGAATATTAAGATTCAAAGTTTTCCTGTTAATCTTATCGCTAAAAAGTTCGGTTTTATCAAAATGGATTTCTTTGAGATAGAGGAAGCTGCTGCTCGCGAACCAGTGAAAGTGAATTTCTAA
- a CDS encoding DNA primase produces the protein MFNFPIEEIKNRLDIVEIIGSYIKLQKTGINYRAICPFHSEKRPSFFVSPSRQMWHCFGSCSEGGDIFKFIMKIEGVEFPEALEILAKRAGVELKKISPKARTERQRLYEICELAASFFSKQIESKTGHEAKKYLLNRGISEESIKKWRIGYAPDVWQGLSDFLVSRGYKREEILKVGLAVTKEGDNTKTYDRFRSRIMFPIFDLSSQPVGFTGRIFGGSKEVAKYVNTPNTLLYDKSRILYGLDKAKMAVRKEDKCILVEGQTDVIMSHQAGVEGVVATSGTALTPFQIAILKRYSENIVTAFDMDIAGDSATKRGIDLAQGQGFNIKVIVMPEGKDPADIVSGNPEKWKELTNKTKSIMEFYFDTTFSRHDSKTAEGKKEISKILLPKIKKIPNKIEQAHWIQQLAKSIEIKEDDIHVELKKEKEERPDYFSGEIKKENPVLKTKKQLLEERILSLILKSPEHLSLVCKGDYTSFFSSQTKGILKRFKAKPDFVKEQDVSPELKDFLNYLCFKSEIGDEQVEPKEEINACLMEISLLESKKKLDELSKAIKKAEQEKDFEKVKSLTNQFHKLSQVLNNKN, from the coding sequence ATGTTCAATTTTCCAATAGAAGAAATTAAAAATCGTTTGGATATTGTTGAAATAATCGGCAGTTATATCAAGCTTCAAAAAACCGGGATTAACTACCGAGCTATTTGTCCTTTTCATTCGGAAAAAAGGCCTTCTTTTTTTGTTTCTCCTTCAAGACAAATGTGGCATTGTTTTGGGTCCTGTTCTGAAGGCGGAGATATTTTCAAATTCATAATGAAAATAGAAGGGGTAGAATTTCCAGAAGCGCTTGAAATTTTAGCCAAAAGAGCAGGCGTGGAATTAAAAAAAATAAGTCCAAAAGCAAGAACAGAGAGGCAGCGGCTTTATGAAATATGCGAGCTGGCAGCCAGTTTTTTCAGCAAGCAGATAGAGTCAAAAACAGGCCATGAGGCAAAGAAATATCTTTTAAATAGAGGGATTTCAGAGGAATCAATAAAAAAATGGCGAATTGGTTATGCGCCTGATGTTTGGCAGGGGCTTTCTGATTTTTTGGTCTCTCGCGGCTATAAAAGAGAAGAAATATTAAAAGTAGGATTAGCTGTCACAAAAGAAGGAGATAATACTAAAACGTATGATCGGTTCAGGAGCAGAATAATGTTTCCTATTTTTGACCTAAGTTCCCAACCAGTTGGCTTTACAGGAAGAATATTCGGTGGCTCAAAAGAAGTTGCCAAATATGTTAATACCCCCAATACTCTGTTATATGATAAAAGTCGGATTCTTTATGGATTAGATAAAGCAAAAATGGCTGTCAGAAAAGAAGATAAATGTATTTTAGTTGAGGGGCAAACAGATGTGATTATGTCCCATCAGGCAGGCGTAGAAGGAGTGGTGGCTACTTCTGGAACAGCTCTGACTCCTTTTCAAATAGCTATTTTAAAAAGATATTCTGAAAACATAGTTACTGCTTTTGACATGGATATTGCTGGTGATTCAGCTACTAAAAGGGGCATTGATTTAGCCCAGGGACAAGGATTTAATATAAAAGTAATAGTAATGCCAGAAGGGAAAGACCCGGCTGATATTGTTTCTGGAAATCCGGAAAAATGGAAGGAATTAACAAACAAAACAAAGTCCATAATGGAATTCTATTTTGACACTACTTTCAGCAGGCATGATTCTAAAACAGCTGAAGGCAAGAAGGAAATTTCCAAGATTCTTTTGCCCAAAATTAAGAAAATTCCCAATAAAATTGAACAAGCGCATTGGATTCAGCAATTAGCCAAAAGTATAGAAATTAAAGAGGATGATATCCATGTTGAATTAAAAAAGGAGAAAGAAGAAAGGCCGGATTATTTTTCAGGAGAAATAAAAAAAGAGAATCCTGTTTTGAAAACAAAAAAGCAGCTTTTAGAAGAAAGAATTCTCTCTTTGATTCTAAAATCGCCAGAGCATCTTTCTCTTGTTTGCAAAGGAGATTATACTTCTTTTTTTTCAAGCCAAACAAAAGGAATTCTAAAGAGATTTAAGGCCAAGCCGGATTTTGTTAAAGAGCAGGATGTTTCTCCGGAACTTAAAGATTTTTTGAATTATCTTTGTTTCAAATCAGAAATAGGAGATGAACAAGTTGAACCAAAAGAAGAAATTAATGCTTGTTTAATGGAAATTTCTTTGTTAGAGTCAAAGAAAAAGCTAGATGAGCTCTCCAAAGCCATAAAAAAAGCAGAGCAGGAAAAGGATTTCGAAAAAGTAAAGTCTTTAACAAACCAGTTTCATAAGCTTTCCCAAGTATTAAATAATAAGAACTAA